The sequence GCAGAAAATTGACACACATTTAAtattgttaatttaaaaaaaaatcattttaagtTGTAGAAACaccaaactatttttttttaatccatttatGGCTTAGCCCTATTTCCTGAAGTTTTCCTCCAATGTAtgctggagtttttttccatctctcacTGTGCTCTGTTTATTATTCTTACAGCTTAgagttttcttcttcctcagctGCCAGTTTGTCAGCTATGATCAAGTGTCAAAACGAAAGCAAGGATAAGCATCAATTACCAAAAATTACGTAGTCAGTTTACATATTCattagaagaaaggatttttctctcAATGCATACCGGATGTGAACTGTAACTAGGCACGTGAGTTGTCTACACACTCATTTTCACATCTGAGATCTAACAGCTAGGTTGGGTAATCCAGTATTCACCTGCCAGGCATGGAGTTCTTGCAGTATAGGAGCAATACCTTTAAATCTTTTAATACTGGAGGTTGTTCAAATACCATCTTTTTTGCAGGAACAACTTTTTAGTCTCTTCTCCATAGGAAGACTGCAATCTCAGGTTACACAATCTTCTACTTTAAATTCTTtagcattttcttctctccctctccttcactttattttttctgaacaaaatgATGGGTATTCTACAAaatcaaagttaaaaaaatagaagcagGACTGTAATTACTTTTAATGTTGCTGCCATgaaatgaagtattttctttattatgaggaaaaataaatgataCCTTTGATACTTTAGAATCTCCTTTTCACTTCACAGTtaggagaaattatttttcgcaattcataatttttttcagtgtataatttgattttctttttcagtatgAAAATGAATTGTAGACAAGCATATATTCTCcattagaaatagaaaaagtGAGTGAGGTAAACTGGCAGTTCTCAAGGTTTTTTAAGTCACTACCCAGATTTCTATTTGTCTCCCCACTACACAGATTTGTCTTTGTCCCTCCACTTATTTGTGGGGTATACACTGTGGACATCCTTGCTGCAAATCATTCTGAGCCCACTCTAGAAATGTGAGATTTCCTTCATGCTCAAATGTACTGGAATTTTTAAGAACTATATTTAAAGTGCTTCTTCTGCAGCCTGTTTGGCCCATTTGATGCCAGTTGGGTCTGCCTAGTACAGATTAGTCTGCTGACATGGGagaaaaatcaagcaaaatCTCAGTGTTTTGTACCTATGGGTTGTCCATTTCCACCTTGGCCTCTCTGACAACCTTCAGGCTGAAGTAGATCCCTGAGTTCATAACAAGACTTTGGAAAGTCCTTTGTGGTTGCTTCAGCATGAAAGCACAACTCTGTGGATCTGGTGGCAGGAATGTGGGCTTATGCTGGTTTGGGCAATGATGCTGTTATTCTTTCACTTGGTGAGTGGAGACTGAAATCGTAAACTAATGCTTTCCACATAGACGATAGGGAGAACAGCTGCTGCCTTgaggaaaaatcaaaacatttcacttctaaaatatatttataaagccatataaatgtatttttcattttgtgtacCTGGGAATAGCTAAGTCCAAGCATAGTTAGGGGTAGACTTGCTGAAATATTGCTGTGAGACTTGTCATCAAGCCCTTCCTAGTGTTTGGGTCACTTTGGCACCTGCAGTCTTAGGACTTTTAAGCTTGCAAATGTAACTCAAACTCAGACTAAATGCATTGTGAGCATACTCCTTTAGAGATTTGTACCTCTGACATGCAGCTCTGTTGAGACTGGCAGCAAGCTTGCTAATTTTTACCAGTTGTGGTAGACTGTTTCAATGTCTTTTACCCTTTATATAAAGCCAGTCTGCTCAAATGCCtgtattttttgtgtttaaagCCATTGAACCTTTCCTAAATGGTAAAATCATGTATTCCCCCTACTTTTCTTAAACGTTTCCAGAACGCACCATTGGACTGCAGCTCTGTACATATTCCTAATTTCATTCTGTCTGAAAGCCATAGAGATGTCCTGCAAttcttttccctgcccctgAAATATCTAGAGCACTTCTTGATGTCTTCAGGGCTCAATTTCTTATTTCTcaatttcttatttctctgtTTGTAGAAGGAGTGGAGAAACTCCTGGGTGTGGATGAGTGTGAGAGCAGAATTTTGGTAATCCCTGGCTGGCCACTGGTCCTTTGGGATAGTGTCACCATCCCATGCCATGCAGAGCAGCCTGTAATAACTCCTGCCTCTTTTGGGTATGAAGGCAGAAGAAAGGGAATATATGACTTTCTTCCATAACTTACTCCCCTGtaaaaggattttaaagaatctttggggaaaaatttaTGTCTCAGATTCGCACACGTGAATCTCACTGAGCTCACAGAAGGCCAAGCGAGTGCATGCATTAACAGACAAAATATGGCTTTTAATCtttaacagaaattaatataaaatatgtaattacATTACTGTATAATgggatatttttaatactttgttAAAAATACTCcccaaactgaaataaaaaaacaacataatATCCCAGGCCTCCGTCTGTTAATGGCCTATCTTCACTAATGCACATCTCACCTTTGATGCTGTTTGTAAATGTGCTTTTGTGCTTTgaaattcagtaaaatatttgtacTTAATGAAATACTAGCCAAAGCACCTTCCTGTCCTCACGTCTGTCCATGTTTGAGAATGGCATCATATTTGGAAGAGAAATATACATACTTGTCCTGGCCATCTGCAGGGCCTCCGCTGTGACCAGGCCTTTTCTGCTACTACACAAAACCCAACTCTGATGGCTCAGCACTCATTCCATGGACCTGCAAGCACAGAGACTTCCAGCACGTGCTTACATTCCTGAGCCTGCAGGTTTCCCAGCACTTCTTGTAGCTATTTCCTGAAAGAGTGTGATGGATTAAAAACCTCTGCTGACATAGACCTCTCAGGGGTGTGCAGGACTGACAGCTTGGAGGTGGCTCCCCAGGGTCTATTGACACCTTGAAACTGCTGCAGTTGCATCAACCTGTGAGTGGGTGGTAATGAAAGGCAATGAACCTCAACCAGAGGCATCTTGGCTTTCATTTTACCTGCCCGAAATTCTCAGTGTGTTGGTCTGACATAAATGTTCACCGAAATCTGAAGCAGCTTCTGCCTGGAAAGGTTcctacaaacagaaaaacaagccCAAGGGTGAGCAAGTGGTATTGAGCAGAGTCTGCCTGAGACAAGTTCTTAGGAGGAACAGCAAACTCTCCTATTTCTTCATCAGAGAAATAGCAcaatgaagaagaaattaaCATAAGGCCTTTCCAGGTCTCTATTGCTCTGTCAAATTGCAAATAAAAGGGAGGTAAACTGTAAGATCCACTTCATCAAGGTAACAGTCTTAGGTGAATAGGATCGTTGTGTCTTCTCAGAACAAGCATTAACATGTTTCCAACTGAAATGAGGTCTGGTCTTTTTCCCTGTTCTCCAGTCTGTTGGTTACACAAGAGACCTTTCTCCTGAAAGGTTTCCTTAAGTCTTCCCAGTTGTAAAACTGGATTTGTTCCCCATTTTGTACTGGAGCATCTCTATTTTTCGGCTGAAATGTTTGGTATGTGTTCACCTTTAGACAGAAACAGAGGCTAGAACCTTTCCATCTGGTCCTTTAGCTGAGATTTTATGAAGTCGTGAACAATGAAGCGAAGGGTAACAATAGAAACATACATGCAGCCCTTACCATGAAAAGATCTTGCATTTTAGCAAcaacaaaatatgtattttttacagtatttctattttcttgaTTCTCAAAGTCTAATagactaaatatttttttgctattaAGCTTCATAGATTATAGCTGAAGTCATAATATTCTATGAAAAGCCATCTATCTCAATGAGTTTTGATTGGAATTTTATTGTTTAGTTGACTGTATCAGGTGCTGTTTATTCCATTCAGATCCACAAGtaaaaaacatttattattgtttttggTGACACTAATTTGGTGTGCAAAATGATGTTTTTGGTCCCCTGCCCATCTCCTTAAAGAGTATTGACTaaaattttgctgaaaaaaataaagcagcagagaaataacaaacaaacaaacaaacaaaaaaaaacaggatccacaaacaaacaactaaaatgacaaaaaacacCCTGGAAACCGAAACTCTGTTTTTTCATGCCTTGTTAAactattagaaaatatttatttgcagcAAATTGCTACAGAGGTAGAAGTGAGGAACAGAATGCTATAGCTTATAGAAAAGTATTGACATAGCTGGAGATCAGGTACATTCCTTAGCACCCATCCCCTGTCCTCTTTGTAGTGGGAGATATTCCTGCAGTGCTTTGGAGGTGAGAGAAGCTGAAACCAAAGGACTCTCTACATAATGCTGTATTACAATGAACCTTTTCAATGTGTTAATACAGTAAAATCCCTGTTATCTGAATTCCATATTCTTCAATTACCATAGCTTGTGATTCAGATAAATGGGAATCACCAAGATATGAACTTGCACTGTATACTAACTCACTGGATATTAATCTCTTTCTTACATTATGTATATAAACTGCAGCATGATTTGGCACATAAACACAGTAGGTTTagtttattttagaaattctgTGCAAATTATATCTTGCACCAAAAAAATGCATTCAAGTTATATCTTAAGGTATAAATCTGAATTAATATTAACCAGGCTTTATATGTTCAAGTTTGTAAGCATATCCTAGCAGATTCATCAGAAAGAAGGCTAGTCAGTAcagatgaaaaataagaaattattatCTCTGTTGCAGCACACAAAGAAGTGAAGATAGGATCTACTTTCATTCTTTTCCAGCTGCTAGAAGATTTTAGATAGCATTTTGGATAGCTTCTTTCTTCTATTTATATTAGAGAATGGAGTAGAGAAAGTCTTGGGGCAACTGAAGCCCTATGGTAAATTGATTAAAGTAGATGTAGGTAGATAATTTGTGAATTTTGTTCCTGGCACTACAACAAGTGACAATGCTGAAGGTAGCTTTTCTGAACATCAGAAGTGCAGataaagttttttgttttgtgtgatgGTTTAGTTGGATGCAGTACTGCTCTTTAAAGATAATGTCAGCCTCATTAAACATGGGTGTACATTACCACTTCGATCTATAGCTTCTGCCCATCTTCACGGTTAGCATTTGGTTGCTGCTgaatgcttattttatttttaggtttaGCTTGTTCATGCAGCTGAAGTTTATCTaagcttggcttttttttctgaaagaaaacactCATACTTGGAATCCAGAGTACCTCATGCTCTTTTGACGCTGTGCTATCTCTTTGCTGGCTGTCAAGGATGGGAAGGGCCATAGGTATTGCCCCCTGTAGAATGGGTGAATCAGGAGTGTTTGGTTTTGAGGTGGGAAAAAAGTGCCATCCAATCCTGGTACTCATTTTGATGCTCAAAGATGACATAAAAGCTGCACGCCAGGAAGGAATGCCcactgaggaggaagaaagcagcCCTGCACTCCTCTGTGATTGGGACTGACTGTGTTGTTGCTGGGTGGAACAGcgtaatgctgctgctgctcctgctccagcactgtgATGTTTCTGTTCCAGATTGTGCTGACTCACATCCAAGAAAATATGATACACAGATATAATGCACTGTaactcttttccttcccccccgTAACCTCGGTAagtgtttggtttctttttcctctctttggcTAGCGTGGTGCTAATATAGCTTTACTGTTAGAATTAATAGGAGGGGGAAAGGCAACCTTGTAAACAAACTGGTAGCAGACAGATTAATCTTGGAGAGGGCATTTAAATGCAACCTGCTGTTTGTGGTACGTCCACCTCCCTTTAAAGATGATCAATCCAAATAACTCGCCCATCTCTACAAACGACACTTGTTAGAGCTGTGTTCTTAAATGGGAGAAGTGCTTACAATGCCCATTTACAACTGTATTCTGTTTAATTAGtcagcacagccagtgctgcagggatAGATCACTTGCCTTTAAAGATTTGAGAATGTTAATAGTACAGTATatcattttaattattattggATTAATGTTGTGTCTCGAAGAACATCTAATGCAAATCACAAGAAATGGCCTGAAGTGACCCAAGGGTTGTGCTTTATTAGAAAAGTAATAGGTCCATTGCTTAAATATAAAAAGAGGTTCTTTCTTCAAATGTCACTCTACACTGGGCTTCTCCATGTGTGTATGTGAAAATGAAATCCTTTTACTTCCACTTTGTCCACAGAAAGTTTCTGTAGCTAATGCATTAAATGGCTGAGAGAGCAGCTGTAATATCGAGAGATGAAGAGAAGATCCAAAACAGCAGTGATGATGAAGACAGGTTTCCTACTCAAGTTGCTGTAACAGCATCCCCTGGTTGCTCTGCCTGCCCTTCACTAGACAGCCTTGATGAAGACAAGGGAAGCTCAGCAGAGCCAGAAAGACTGTCTGTCCTCTCCAGCAGGGCAGTGGCGCAGCTAAAAGCCCCGACTGGCCCAGAGATGGTTCGTGGTGGCCAGGCACAGATGACAGTCCGTGCTGTAGATGCATCCTTGGGTGCCTCCTCATGCCCTGCAGCAGTTGATAACCTGCTGCCTGTGCACCTTGCCTCCTTGTATGCCAAAAGCCCCTGCTGTGATGGCAAACTGAGCTCAGAGGTGCTGCAGGTCCCGAGGGTGCCCGGTGAGGCCCTGCAGGCACGGACTGGcacccagcaggcagggaatgacacccagcaggcagggactgacacccagagcagcaTGGCCTCCTGCAGTTTGGGCCGTGTGATTTGGATGAAGACCACAACAGTAATGGAGACCttagaaaagaagaagaaggaggaaaaggagaagtaCCGGCTCCAGCTAGCAATGTACCgacggctcctgctgctgcGCTCCATCAGGAGTTTGCAtaggcagctggagcagcagcaggccaggctgcaggaatgcTATGGCACGGTGATAAATACAAAGAAAGAAGTGTTGAAACACATTTGCCCAACCTCGCCCTCACCTTCGCCGTAATCATGTTGCTGCCTGCAGAAATGAGCTTTGCAATGCCACCCGAGCCGCCTTGCATGCCATCGGGGTGGTGTCTTTGTGTGCGCCGAGTggagaggaaacagcagcagcagcagatcaaGAAGAGAGGAGACAAGGTACAGCCTTAGCCCCTGAATTTatttggaggaaaaaggagCAAGGGTGAACCTGTGCAAGAAGCTGGCTCCTGATTCCCATTCAAAGCCTCAAggtggaaaaggatttttttggcaGATAGGtttgtaaaaaggaaaaagtcacCACAAACTGGGAACCTAGTTTGTCACCTGACCCATAAAGGATGCAAAGTTGCTGCCTGCTGAACATGTAATATGGTACATCTCCCTTCTACTTTCAGAGCCAACAAAATTTGAACAGAATTAGGGTTTATTTATCTACAAGAATATCcgaatttaaaaaatcaggataTTTGAAACACTTAGGCTAAGACTTGATTATATCTACCAAGCTGCCTGTTTTTCACAAAACTACTATGGACACTGTATGTTTGCAACCTCtactttcctttaaaattaattcagattGATCAGAAATTATTGTGGAAAGGTAGGACAGccaaacacacacagggaaagaaagcaaaagcctAAGCCTGATTTCCTCAGGAAAGTAATGTAAAAACAAGGGCCTTGTAGTCTGACGTTGCACTGGAAacccaggctggcagtgccaggggaatGTTCAAGGTCTGCACAATTATTAATCTGCTGCTAATTCCCAATGGCACTAGCATCTGCAAATCAAGCATATTTTGTGCCTTACTGCTGTCATTTAATGCAAGTTGGTGACAATTAGCACTTTTTATCCAGGTGTATCAGACATGTGGAAAACCCTGGAGCGCTGTTTCTCCAATTGCAAGGTTAGGATGCCTGCAGGGAATTTGATGTCAGTATGCAACAAACACACAggggaaatgaaaacaaaaagatgCAACTTTCTTGTATGCATTTAAAAGGCAATGTGAGTCACTATTATTGAACAGCAAACTGAATAGTTGAATGTGCTGTTTTAGGATCAGAAGCAAAATATGATTCAAGAAGGAAagccacagaaatatttcctattCTACAATTTCAAGGGATACAGAAATATCTTTGTtcccaaatatttatttctgatcATGCCAGCTAGATGAACAGGTTTTGGTGTAGGGTTTTTTCTGCATAAAAAGGCATGTCTGCTTTTAATCATCCTTTATGAAAATAATGTGCTATATAGAGGAAAAATGTTATTCTCACATTATTTTTGATATATATAGAGGGAGGGGTATGTGGTTGTTAGTGTATGCATGTACACACACCTCCCTGTATTCAAGAAGCTATGAAAGGCTGATGCTTCTTTTCCTGTAACAGAAGCAGGAATAATCTCTCAAAATAATCTCTGCTGTCTATGAGGAGTTTGTTTGATTAGATTCACATGCACACATCTGTGAACAAGGTATTGAAGTAATTCAACAAATGAAGTGCAGCACAACATTGTCATTATTCCGtctttgtatttctgtgcaCCCAAAAATTATGGAAGCCCCCTGGGTATGCACAACCTTAGACAGGTTCATTCATTTCCTTGGGCCCTTGTGTAGCCTCTCATGCAACACGAACCAGTAACTTTGAATGCAGAATTACCATAGAAACATCCTTGGCATCAAGGAGATATTTGAAGGAGCATCCTCTACTGCCTCATTTGGGGAATTTAGGTTGCCAGAGGCCTTTAGTGGGCTACAGAAGAGAGCTGCTGGTCACATGTGACTGGGAAACATTACTCCTGAGCTCTGATCCCATCTTGCTCTCTGCTCAGCCTTCGGAAAGCTGTTGTCTCAGCAATGCAGGTTTCCTAAAGAATGCTTAAATACTAAACTTGCCTCAAAGGTAACCTGTTCTTTCTTCATGTGCCTCTAGAGAAGGATTCAAGGGGTTGATCATGGTCAAGAGTCCCTCGtgaagattttttaatttctttcccccCATACTTCTTGCACTAGAAAAGCCTTTTTGTCATTGTTAAGAGTATGAACCAAACACAAGCAAATCAATATGATATCACCTCCTTTGGGCAAAGATATATTGGAGAAGGGTCACATCTCAAAAATATTGCTGCATTTTGAAACCAAATGTCAAATTGTTCCCTTTAGGAAGACActcaaaatgaatatttttgttaatgttAGCCAACTTTTCTTtagaactgaaaaaataattatcttttaAAGTGCATTCAGATTGACTGACACTATCATGTAACTTTCCACTGAGATATAATAGATCAATGAAAATATCACCCCACCTcaccaaaatacaaaaaaaagccGTTAAAACAAAGTAACAGTTTTGCCTCAGTAGCTGCTGAAGTAGAGCACTGTTCTGCATTTGCTGCAAGAGTGCCCTACATTACTGCACAGAGCTACCTATAGTGTCATATTTGCATACCTATAGTGTCATATTTGCATTAAGGAGTGACTAGAATAAGATTAGGAAATACATTTCACATAACAATTAGTGCAGAAATAGTTAATCTGTCAGTCTGTCCAACTATAAATTCTTTGTGGCAGAACAGTGATAATCTTTGTTTTGTACATCATCACATAAAATTTCTTGATCCTAACTGGGATCAGTAGATGCTTCTGCTTTATGAATATTAAATACTGAAAGATTTGTGCATGAGCAATGCTGCCTGATAGCTGGCAGGAAAATGAAGCCAGGAGTTattctgtgtgtgcacactCCTTCCATGTAGTACTTCTATGGAtacaagcaaaataaatattaactgAGGAAATAACTTCAGTCTTTGCAAGAATTTGCTTTTCAGCCAGTGCTTCTAGTGGTTACTAATAAGTGGAGTTGGACAAAACAGTTTAAGGCAatatgactttttaaattagtttaTTTTAGAAGCTTGGAAAATGTGGCTTAGCAGCTACGGGCTTTTTCCTTGTATGTTTTAGTGTGTTTTGGAAGTTGAAGGTCAGTGAGAAAGTTCCAGAATGCCATGGGTAACTCTCAGAGGTGTTTTCAGGCATATCAAACTGAGCAACAGTCTCAGGTTGAATAAAAGTGTTTCCTCTCTTATAGTTTGACCTCTTCATGTTCCTAAGAGCTTTGGTGCTTTGGGTGAGGTCCGAtgaaatttcttaaaatttgtACTTTTATCTGAACTCAACTCTCGGCCCTCACAGGAACTGGGGTAATGATGACAAATTGAGCAGTTTCAGTAGGACCTTTCTCCCCATTATCTTTACTGAACTTCCAGAGCCTGCCAAACTAATGATCTGTGGGAGAAATATTCCATGCACCCCAACAACTTGTGTACTTTTACAGCAAAGATTGAAGGTAGATTATGCTGCCTGAGCTGTAAGgtcctgctgctcacctgtTTCTGAAATGGCAGAAAATAATCATGGGTTTACTGTGAAAGAGAGGAATATTTAAAAGGTGTCAGCCCTCTCATAACAGTTGCTAATACTAAAAAAGTTGTAGCTTCTGCCAACCTAAAGCcagaaatattcaagaacaGAATGGAGTTATAATACACTTGAGTGACAAAATGCATTACTGAGATGTTCTTCTACAGAAGTCCTTCTCTTTTGCATCCCCAACATTTCAGTGGGCTGAACTGCTGTCCTAGAGACTGGTCAGAACTGTGGTTTTGCTATTTCTGTTGTTGATGACACGAGTCAGTCAAGATAAACAGCCCACCTAAACACGTTCATTTATTACCTTTTGTGATGTAGCTCTGCAAGGGATTTGTTCTGTTCCTCCTTCCTGAGGTTTTCCTATGTGTCaatcatattttttaattaggaCAGTGAAAATTTTATGGATTTATAGTAAATTAGTGATGTTGTGGTAAACTTATGATCCATGTACTGCTAAATGCAGATCACCCTGGATTGTTCTTGGAACTGTGAAAATTATGGACTCTGGTCATGACATAAGCATACAAAACATAGATTTAAAGATGGCATTGTTTAAATCTTTCCTAGATGATAAGTAGACTAGGAGAGACCCTTTAGAATCTTTGTTACAGTTTATTTCTTCAAATGTTATTAATCTAGAATATAAATGCATTGGGGAGGCCCTTTTGCTTGTGACTGTTGAAAGCAGTAATGCAAAGATGGGTTTGGGATA comes from Zonotrichia leucophrys gambelii isolate GWCS_2022_RI chromosome 2, RI_Zleu_2.0, whole genome shotgun sequence and encodes:
- the LOC135443192 gene encoding UPF0500 protein C1orf216 homolog, with the protein product MAERAAVISRDEEKIQNSSDDEDRFPTQVAVTASPGCSACPSLDSLDEDKGSSAEPERLSVLSSRAVAQLKAPTGPEMVRGGQAQMTVRAVDASLGASSCPAAVDNLLPVHLASLYAKSPCCDGKLSSEVLQVPRVPGEALQARTGTQQAGNDTQQAGTDTQSSMASCSLGRVIWMKTTTVMETLEKKKKEEKEKYRLQLAMYRRLLLLRSIRSLHRQLEQQQARLQECYGTVINTKKEVLKHICPTSPSPSP